Below is a genomic region from Fodinibius saliphilus.
TGAAGAACTTTTCTTTCGCGTAATTCTGGTATCTGCACTGCTCTACATTTTTAAAAGATTTTTTTCTAACAAATATATCTCTTTTGGATCTGCAATTATATTTGCGGCACTTATTTTTAGCCTTGTGCACTATATAGGAGTCATGGGCGATCCATTCACTATGGGATCATTCCTATTTCGATTTCTCTTTGGACTAGCACTCAATGCAATTTACATTTGGCGTGGGTTTGGAGTTGCAGCATGGACTCATGCTATTTATGATATCATGGTTATTATCTACTAGGAACGTTGTAGATATTGCACAACCAGTTACTATTTTCTTGGTAAGAAAAAGAATTCAAAAACCATCAGTATATATAAAACCATATATTAGCTTTTTACGTATTAAATTATGACTATATAGGTCATCTAGTAAAACGATTAACCTTTTAATCTTATAATTGATATACTATAAGTGTAAAAATGTAGAAAGGAATTAGGGATGTCTTAAAAGTGTACCATTATTTCGTGCGACTGCGCTAATAGGATCTTTCAATAAACCGTTATCCATCGGGATGGCTAAACTAACAAAAGAGGAAATCCAAAAGCAGGAAGATTTCGAAGAAGAAATCATTCCGCACTTGGATGCCATGTATAATTTTGCATTGCGCCTTACATCGGATCCCAGCGATGCTGAAGATCTGGTGCAGGATACTATTGTCAAAGCATTTCGCTTCTTTAGCAGTTATGAAAAAGGGACCAATGCTAAAGCCTGGCTGTTTCGAATCCTGAAAAATTCATACATCAATAACTATCGCAAAAAGTCGAAGCAACCGAGCCAGGTTGACTACGACGAAGTAGCCACTTTTTATGAAACAATAAGGGCCGAACGTACCGACACTTCGGACCTGGAAGACAAAATGTTCCGGGATCTTATTGATGATGATATCTCCAATGCCTTGGAGGAACTACCTGAAGATTTCCGAACTGTGGTCTTATTGTGTGATATCGAAGATTTCACGTATGAAGAGATTGCCAATATGCTTGATGTACCCATCGGTACCATACGTTCTCGCTTGCACCGGGGACGAAACTTGCTTAAAGACCAGCTGGTTGAATATGCTGAAAAACGCGGCTACCAACCTGATCCGGAATAACCCTTTCTGAAAATAGAGATCGAAACTAGGAGTCTGTTAGCTAAGTTTGACGCC
It encodes:
- a CDS encoding sigma-70 family RNA polymerase sigma factor, translating into MAKLTKEEIQKQEDFEEEIIPHLDAMYNFALRLTSDPSDAEDLVQDTIVKAFRFFSSYEKGTNAKAWLFRILKNSYINNYRKKSKQPSQVDYDEVATFYETIRAERTDTSDLEDKMFRDLIDDDISNALEELPEDFRTVVLLCDIEDFTYEEIANMLDVPIGTIRSRLHRGRNLLKDQLVEYAEKRGYQPDPE